In Terriglobus aquaticus, the genomic window GCCGCGCGATTGTCGAGGCGCACGATGGAACGATCGAGGTGACCAGTCAACCGGGTTCGGGTTCGGTGTTCACCTTTACCCTGCCGCTGGCCACAGCCGCGCATGAGGCGACGCTCGTAGAGATGTGACGCCTGCGCGTGAAGCGAGCCGCGCTTAGAAATGGAAGACCAGGTCGCTGGCCGCGGTGAACTGGTTGATCGCTGTGCCGTGATTGTAGGTGCGGCGATCCCACGCGTGGTCGAAACGGATCTCGGGGCGAAGTTGAATCGTAGATCCGATCCAGTGGTTCCATGCGAACGTCCACTCCGACACTTTGCCCGCGTACCCGGTGCGCTGCCCCTTCTTGTCGTTCAGCAGATCGTTGCGCAGCGTCAGGTAGTTGTGCGGCCCAAGCTGCTTATTTACGTAGTTCACAAAGGCATACTCCTGGGCGAAACAGGTTGCCTTGCCGGGTGAGCAGTTGGCACCGTTGGTGCCCTTTTCCGGAGTGATGGGACCGTTCACGCTGGGAACGTCGCGCTCGTACATGAAGTAGACCTCCGTCGCCATGTGCCAACTGGAGTTGAACTTGTGGTACCAGGTTTCATCGAACATTTGAATATTGTTGAAGGCGTATTTGCCGTCGTTGATGCCGTTCACGCAGGTGTAGCTGTTGTTGTTTTCTGACTTCGACGATCGACTCACGCACCCCATGAATGAGGGCTTCGCGTCGCTGGTCCAGGGCGCGACATCATGGCTCGCAGAGATGCCGAGTTGGATCACCGTCTGCTTATTGGCCTGGATGGTCGCGAGCGCGCCTGTGTCGGTGAACGGGTCAACCGAGTAGAGCAGGGAGTGGCTGAAGACGTAGTTGTTCGGAGTGAGTTGCGCTTCAATGCCGGGAATGGAAATGAAGCGGCCGACACGCAGGTTCATGCCTTCGGCAACATGCGGGAAGTACACGTCCACGTACTCCAGCGCGGGGTCAAAGCCGTACTGCCGGTTGTTGTCGAGCAATTGGCTGCTGAAGTAACCCTTGTTGGTGGTCGACCGGTAGTCCGTTCCAAACAGCGAGGTCAGGTGAAAGCCCCAATCGATGTGATCGCGCTGCACCGAGTCGGGAAGCCGTTCCACGTAGACAACGAACTGTCCGAGTTCGAGGCGGTTCGGGTAAAAGTCATTC contains:
- a CDS encoding porin, encoding MKSGIRILSIPVLLASSLCLAQTSPAPADAGPTPTAPSASASPGQSGDFWQRLAAYYRQDWNGTAASGPAPARRGLPSPLSSPPFPSADWSYGGSPTIGEPDTNSYPLQTALNGAKGRVKVYGWVEPTVNGSTAGNAQGARNNPVANDFYPNRLELGQFVVYVERLPDSVQRDHIDWGFHLTSLFGTDYRSTTNKGYFSSQLLDNNRQYGFDPALEYVDVYFPHVAEGMNLRVGRFISIPGIEAQLTPNNYVFSHSLLYSVDPFTDTGALATIQANKQTVIQLGISASHDVAPWTSDAKPSFMGCVSRSSKSENNNSYTCVNGINDGKYAFNNIQMFDETWYHKFNSSWHMATEVYFMYERDVPSVNGPITPEKGTNGANCSPGKATCFAQEYAFVNYVNKQLGPHNYLTLRNDLLNDKKGQRTGYAGKVSEWTFAWNHWIGSTIQLRPEIRFDHAWDRRTYNHGTAINQFTAASDLVFHF